The following are encoded in a window of Phaseolus vulgaris cultivar G19833 chromosome 3, P. vulgaris v2.0, whole genome shotgun sequence genomic DNA:
- the LOC137839431 gene encoding uncharacterized protein, whose translation MTSDASWFISISLKQDGHVTYSDNNTGKILGKGTIGNESSFLIHDVLCVEGLKHNLLNISQLCDRGYQVTFRTNSCEIHLPNSKDVLLIGKRYNNIYLLDISSHSSIGCLLSKHEEPWLWHKRFSHIHMNHLNKLVCGLPKLKFEKEHVCEACQRGKQTRKSFNLKNCVSTSKPLELLHMDLFGRSRTMSLGGNLYALVVVDDFSRNIGAIRSDHGGEFQNERFTSFCSKLGISHNFSDQEHCNRMVKSQRSFHQKEYGRFMQSYCIRFKDCTCEALRTTTIQEELNQFMDVKSAFLNGIVNEEIYFSQPPGFEDHKHPEYVYKLKKALYGLKQAPRQWYERLSLFLLSHEYERGKVDKTLFIKKAGTDIILVQIYVDDIVFGSSNVKLCENFVKAMQGEFKMSMMGELSYFLGLQVKQSK comes from the exons ATGACAAGTGATGCATCCTGGTTCATTAGCATCTCTCTCAAACAAGATGGACATGTAACCTATAGTGACAACAACACGGGAAAAATCCTTGGCAAAGGTACAATAGGTAATGAAAGTAGTTTTCTTATTCATGATGTGCTCTGTGTTGAAGGTTTGAAGCACAACTTGCTCAACATCAGTCAACTATGTGATAGAGGTTACCAAGTAACCTTTAGGACCAATTCATGTGAGATTCACTTACCTAATTCAAAGGATGTTCTTCTCATTGGTAAGAGATATAACAACATTTATCTGCTTGATATATCTAGTCATTCTTCAATAGGTTGTCTTCTATCAAAGCATGAGGAACCATGGCTTTGGCATAAGAGGTTTTCTCATATTCATATGAATCATTTAAATAAGCTTGTCTGTGGCTTACCCAAACTCAAATTCGAAAAAGAACATGtgtgtgaagcatgtcaaagggggaaacaaactagaaaatcttttaacttgaaaaattgtgtttcaacttcaaaaccccttgaacttttgcacatggatctttttggtcGTTCTAGGACTATGAGTCTTGGAGGAAATCTATATGCGCTTGTGGTTGTAGATGACTTTTCCAG GAACATAGGAGCAATtaggagtgatcatggaggggagTTTCAAAATGAAAGGTTCACTAGCTTTTGCAGCAAGTTAGGAATTTCTCATAACTTCTCTGACCAAGAACATTGcaacagaatg GTTAAATCACAAAGGAGTTTCCACCAGAAGGAATATGGCAGATTTATGCAATCATACTGCATTCGTTTCAAAGATTGCACGTGTGAAGCTCTCAGGACAACAACAATACAGGAAGAGCTTAATCAGTTT ATGGATGTGAAAAGTGCATTTCTCAATGGAATCGTGAATGAGGAGATCTATTTCTCACAACCACCtggctttgaagatcacaagcATCCAGAGTATGTATACAAGCTTAAGAAAGCATTGTATGGCCTCAAACAAGCTCCGCgtcaatggtatgaaaggctaagtctttttcttttatctcatGAGTATGAAAGAGGAAAGGTAGATAAGACTTTGTTCATTAAGAAAGCTGGAACTGATATTATCTTAGTACAAATATACGTAGATGATATTGTGTTTGGCTCTTCTAATGTAAAACTTTGTGAGAACTTTGTCAAAGCTATGCAGGGGGAGTTcaaaatgtcaatgatgggagaACTTTCATACTTCCTCGGTCTACAAGTTAAACAATCCAAATAA
- the LOC137839432 gene encoding secreted RxLR effector protein 161-like produces MEACKATTTPMSTNCYLGADEAGPEVNQTMYMGLICSLLYLTTSRPNIMFTVCLCARFQSCPKESHLKAAKRILKYLKGTISMGLWYPSLSPIHLVGFSDSDFAGCKLDRKSTSGTCHLLGSSLISWHSKKQACVALSIAEAEYIAAGSCCAQILWFKQQLEDFGLKISKIPLLCDNTSAINLTKNQVQHSRTKHIEIRHHFIRDHITNGECEIKFVSIERQFADIFTEPLSKDMFYYLRNELGILDMHALF; encoded by the coding sequence ATGGAAGCATGTAAAGCAACAACAACTCCTATGTCAACAAACTGCTATTTAGGAGCTGATGAAGCTGGACCAGAAGTTAATCAAACCATGTACATGGGTTTAATATGTTCTCTTCTTTATCTAACTACAAGCAGACCAAACATTATGTTCACTGTGTGTCTTTGTGCTAGATTCCAGTCCTGCCCCAAGGAATCACATCTCAAAGCTGCAAAGAGGATCCTGAAATATCTAAAAGGCACAATATCCATGGGCTTATGGTATCCCTCACTCTCTCCTATTCATTTGGTAGGTTTTTCTGACTcggattttgcaggttgcaaattAGATAGGAAGAGTACAAGTGGAACATGCCACTTACTTGGATCAAGCCTCATTTCATGGCATAGTAAGAAGCAAGCGTGTGTAGCTTTATCCATTGCTGAAGCTGAATATATAGCAGCTGGTAGCTGctgtgcacagattctatggTTCAAACAACAGCTTGAAGATTTTGGATTAAAGATTAGCAAAATTCCTCTTCtatgtgacaacacaagtgccatTAACTTGACAAAGAATCAAGTCCAACACTCAAGGACAAAGCACATTGAAATAAGACACCACTTCATTCGTGATCATATAACCAATGGAGAATGTGAAATCAAGTTTGTTTCCATAGAGAGACAATTTGCTGATATCTTCACCGAACCTTTATCCAAGGACATGTTCTATTATCTACGAAATGAATTGGGAATTCTTGATATGCATgctttattttag